The following proteins come from a genomic window of Paenibacillus spongiae:
- a CDS encoding SDR family oxidoreductase, translating to MKIGVIGGTGTVGSRLVRELEERNAFVRILARDPEKHQGRYSEAEWFRGDLEAPDSLEGAFDQLDAVFLLTSMAQNETSQGIEAVTAVKKAGVRKIVFLSVPMMEHMLHIPHIKSKIGIEDAIKRSGMAYTILRPNNFFQNDYWFRDAILQNRVYPQPLGPVGLHRVDVGDIAHAAANALLLTGFEGGEYPLNGPEVLTGEAIAETYSRHTGADIRYFGDDLGAWYRQAAMTMPDWLANDYRVMYKSFQQYGCLGTEQDFVRQKELLLREPRSFDAFVAETIAGWKYDK from the coding sequence ATGAAAATCGGCGTAATCGGCGGTACGGGGACGGTGGGAAGCCGTTTAGTACGGGAGCTGGAGGAGCGCAATGCATTCGTCCGTATCCTTGCCCGGGATCCGGAAAAACATCAGGGCAGGTATTCGGAAGCGGAATGGTTTCGCGGCGATTTGGAAGCTCCGGACAGCCTGGAAGGGGCATTCGATCAACTGGATGCCGTATTTCTTTTGACCAGTATGGCTCAAAACGAAACAAGTCAAGGGATCGAGGCCGTTACCGCGGTCAAAAAAGCGGGCGTCCGCAAAATCGTATTTTTATCTGTGCCGATGATGGAACATATGCTGCACATTCCTCATATCAAAAGCAAAATTGGGATTGAAGACGCGATCAAGCGATCCGGGATGGCTTACACGATTTTGCGCCCGAACAACTTTTTTCAAAACGATTACTGGTTCCGGGACGCCATTCTACAGAATAGGGTGTACCCTCAACCGCTCGGTCCAGTTGGTCTCCACCGTGTCGATGTAGGGGATATCGCCCATGCCGCGGCTAACGCGCTTCTATTGACAGGATTTGAAGGCGGGGAATATCCGCTTAACGGGCCCGAGGTTCTGACGGGGGAAGCGATCGCTGAAACGTACAGCCGCCATACGGGTGCGGATATCCGGTACTTCGGTGACGATCTGGGTGCATGGTACCGACAGGCGGCAATGACGATGCCGGATTGGCTTGCCAACGATTATCGGGTCATGTATAAAAGCTTCCAGCAATATGGATGTTTGGGGACGGAGCAAGATTTCGTGCGCCAGAAGGAACTGCTGCTGCGTGAACCGCGTTCCTTCGACGCTTTTGTAGCCGAAACGATTGCCGGATGGAAATATGATAAATAA
- a CDS encoding hemerythrin domain-containing protein — MFHRFDLYAQVHKGIRLALSSLCYQAGSANCSDDEKVLAFVEEFRRVVVILEAHSRDEDAHLNESYNKYAPDTLLQLEEEHSGLELGLGKLTVLVDQLELNMQGPVGRRNAWYQVGKALNRFTADYLIHLQREEGPGMTALWEHLSDEELKMLSQNIRSSIPPQTMAIFMHYIIPAISHEERVEMIGEMKLYAPKEAYAGVLGLAESRLDAMSWNRLKAALEEVEADGVSL; from the coding sequence ATGTTTCATCGTTTTGATCTGTACGCCCAGGTTCACAAAGGGATCCGGCTGGCATTAAGCAGTTTATGCTATCAAGCCGGGTCGGCCAATTGTTCGGACGACGAAAAAGTGCTTGCATTCGTCGAGGAATTTCGCCGAGTCGTTGTCATTCTGGAGGCCCACTCGCGAGACGAGGATGCCCATCTGAATGAATCCTACAACAAATACGCCCCCGACACTTTGCTCCAATTGGAGGAAGAGCATAGCGGATTGGAGCTGGGACTGGGCAAGCTGACCGTGCTGGTTGACCAACTGGAGCTCAACATGCAAGGCCCCGTAGGACGCCGGAACGCCTGGTATCAGGTCGGCAAAGCGCTGAATCGATTCACTGCCGATTACTTGATTCACCTTCAGCGCGAAGAGGGACCCGGTATGACGGCATTGTGGGAGCATTTGTCGGATGAAGAGCTAAAGATGCTCTCGCAAAATATCCGTTCGTCCATTCCTCCCCAAACGATGGCCATATTTATGCACTATATCATTCCCGCGATCAGTCACGAGGAAAGGGTAGAAATGATCGGCGAAATGAAGCTGTATGCGCCGAAGGAAGCCTATGCGGGCGTGCTCGGATTGGCGGAATCGCGACTGGACGCGATGAGCTGGAATCGGCTCAAGGCCGCATTGGAGGAAGTCGAGGCGGATGGGGTGAGCTTATGA
- a CDS encoding LuxR C-terminal-related transcriptional regulator — protein sequence MMTLKQAPMVEREKYVNQILSIIANLTDGIGAIVAIMGEPGIGKTRLSQEIMYRAGEHQCQVLLGRSYSVAKDTAYTPIIEMIQQHFRGADPDKVAAWTKDLPDLGKLFRRLQLPDPPKVGDPALEKTRLFESLACLVERMAEGQPLVIIQEDLHFADPATIDFLHYLSRGMNSFPLILAFTIDTLELAVNDHVKGLIQSLRKEDCFQQFHLSRLSEHGVTRLLTDRLGAPLPDGVIPVVMKHSEGVPLFIDELIHSLHETGMLSKRGGVWILSGHSIETIPYRMKELMKDRIQRIQSEDQKVLLYASIAKGTVSHRILHRLTQMDEDDFLTAIHRLKASGLMYEEIEQMEVCYGIYHALMKEVVIEEFPIMFRRRAYRSFIEALEESGCEDVEYLAHLYYGAGPDADPERTLDVFLKEADRAFHVYAYASAAKYYKSAFRLLHHNKTIVEDNRVPGLLKHLGVVHSMLGERSEALRYCLEAISAYEQYDFPLEIARLHGLLSVIFWESGHIEQSVQHLENGLAIARSQPDSLEVRYELLHKGLVFLSRLKRPKEYCDVYEEIQAVHKLIGTPQAAVQAKVAEIDYWTSCVYKENYEPEKVQRLIEDLVKTGAEDETLFRGCFLSAINFAFCGQHELSKMYSQRALEAAKRIRVIEYEISSYWIQVQADLLSGHWKEALPKVDLSMSKARRIDVGRPLMYAHITKGSVYAWMGQYADAQRCLDEMRVSIPAVPTKDGHIMDMLAPIEMLIALGTGRAADYYASMNRTRPYYVALPWLNLALWGEIQLAAGNRTGALLTAEELLAAKKEGNLFTWALGRRLCSKIEAASGNRKASLLYISEAANNFKRLNMPLDYGRSLLFYAGLLIDSDPNEAKQRLLQCMEIFESLDSEHDLTATQALMKKLGFPLPKPAAASANRKETELSKREMEVARLVAEGLSNNEIAEALIISPRTVSTHLEKIYRRLGINSRASLVKYLMEL from the coding sequence ATGATGACGTTAAAACAAGCGCCGATGGTTGAGAGGGAGAAGTACGTAAACCAGATTCTTTCAATCATAGCCAATCTGACTGACGGTATAGGTGCTATCGTTGCCATTATGGGGGAACCCGGTATCGGGAAAACGCGGCTTTCCCAAGAAATCATGTATAGGGCTGGTGAGCACCAATGCCAAGTTCTGCTTGGCCGTTCCTACTCGGTCGCGAAGGATACGGCCTACACGCCGATAATCGAAATGATTCAACAGCATTTTCGGGGTGCAGATCCAGATAAAGTGGCCGCATGGACGAAGGATCTACCGGACTTGGGGAAGCTGTTCCGCCGTTTGCAGCTTCCCGATCCGCCCAAGGTGGGGGATCCGGCATTGGAGAAAACACGACTGTTTGAATCGTTGGCTTGTCTTGTGGAACGGATGGCGGAAGGACAACCGCTAGTCATTATTCAGGAGGATCTGCATTTCGCCGATCCTGCCACCATTGATTTTCTCCATTATTTGAGCCGCGGGATGAACAGCTTTCCGTTGATTCTTGCGTTCACGATCGATACGTTAGAACTGGCTGTTAACGATCATGTAAAAGGGTTAATCCAATCTTTGCGCAAAGAGGACTGTTTTCAACAATTCCATTTATCCCGTCTGAGTGAACATGGCGTTACCCGTCTGCTGACGGATAGGCTGGGTGCCCCGTTGCCGGACGGCGTTATTCCTGTCGTGATGAAGCATTCGGAAGGCGTGCCTTTGTTTATCGATGAATTGATTCATTCTTTGCACGAAACAGGCATGTTATCGAAGCGGGGGGGAGTCTGGATATTATCAGGGCACTCCATCGAAACGATTCCTTATCGAATGAAAGAGCTGATGAAGGATCGTATTCAAAGGATCCAATCCGAAGACCAGAAGGTCCTCCTCTATGCAAGCATAGCTAAAGGGACGGTATCTCATCGAATTTTGCACCGACTCACGCAAATGGATGAAGATGATTTTTTGACCGCCATCCACAGGCTGAAAGCTTCGGGACTGATGTATGAAGAAATCGAGCAAATGGAAGTCTGCTACGGTATTTATCATGCGCTGATGAAGGAGGTCGTGATCGAAGAGTTTCCGATCATGTTTCGCCGGCGCGCGTATCGGTCGTTCATTGAAGCGCTGGAAGAGAGCGGCTGTGAAGATGTGGAATATTTGGCGCATTTATATTATGGCGCCGGACCTGATGCCGACCCTGAGCGAACCCTGGATGTTTTTCTCAAGGAAGCGGATAGGGCATTTCATGTGTACGCCTATGCATCGGCCGCGAAATATTATAAGTCGGCATTTCGGCTCCTTCATCACAATAAAACGATTGTGGAGGATAACCGCGTTCCCGGGCTCCTGAAGCACTTAGGGGTCGTCCACAGCATGCTGGGTGAGCGAAGCGAGGCTCTGAGGTATTGTCTGGAGGCGATAAGCGCTTACGAACAATATGATTTTCCGCTGGAAATTGCGCGGCTCCACGGTTTATTATCGGTCATTTTTTGGGAGTCCGGTCATATTGAGCAGTCCGTACAGCATTTGGAGAACGGCTTGGCAATCGCCCGAAGCCAACCGGATTCCCTTGAAGTGCGTTATGAACTTTTGCATAAGGGCCTGGTTTTTTTAAGCCGGCTTAAACGACCGAAGGAGTATTGCGACGTATACGAAGAAATTCAAGCCGTGCACAAGCTGATCGGAACCCCCCAAGCCGCCGTACAAGCCAAAGTGGCCGAAATCGATTATTGGACCTCCTGCGTATATAAGGAAAATTACGAACCCGAGAAGGTTCAGCGGCTGATCGAAGATCTGGTCAAGACCGGGGCGGAAGACGAAACGCTTTTTCGCGGCTGCTTTCTTAGCGCCATCAATTTTGCGTTTTGCGGTCAGCATGAATTAAGCAAAATGTATTCGCAGAGGGCTCTTGAGGCCGCCAAGCGAATACGTGTCATTGAGTACGAAATCAGCAGCTATTGGATACAGGTCCAAGCCGATCTGTTAAGCGGTCACTGGAAGGAGGCCTTGCCCAAGGTTGATTTGAGCATGTCGAAAGCGCGAAGGATCGACGTAGGCAGGCCGCTCATGTACGCTCATATTACGAAAGGGAGCGTATATGCTTGGATGGGACAATACGCGGATGCCCAGCGTTGCCTTGATGAAATGAGAGTTTCGATTCCTGCCGTTCCTACGAAGGATGGCCACATCATGGATATGCTGGCCCCGATCGAAATGCTGATTGCTTTGGGTACGGGAAGGGCGGCGGATTATTATGCCTCTATGAATCGGACGCGGCCCTATTACGTTGCATTGCCTTGGTTAAATCTGGCTCTATGGGGAGAAATTCAGTTAGCTGCAGGCAATCGGACAGGAGCCTTGCTAACGGCTGAAGAGCTTCTTGCCGCCAAGAAGGAAGGTAATTTGTTCACATGGGCGCTTGGACGGCGGTTATGCAGCAAGATTGAAGCTGCTTCAGGAAACAGGAAAGCTTCTTTGCTTTATATCTCAGAAGCGGCCAACAATTTTAAACGGTTAAACATGCCGCTTGATTACGGTCGTTCCTTGCTTTTTTACGCGGGCCTGCTTATCGACTCCGACCCGAATGAAGCCAAACAACGCTTGCTCCAATGCATGGAAATATTCGAGAGTCTTGACTCGGAACATGATTTGACGGCGACCCAAGCGTTGATGAAGAAACTAGGGTTTCCTTTGCCTAAGCCTGCCGCGGCGAGCGCAAACAGGAAGGAAACGGAGTTGAGCAAACGAGAGATGGAAGTAGCCCGGCTCGTTGCCGAAGGATTATCCAACAATGAAATTGCGGAAGCGCTGATCATTAGTCCGCGTACCGTAAGCACGCATCTAGAGAAAATATACCGGCGTCTCGGCATCAACTCCAGAGCTTCGCTGGTTAAATATTTGATGGAATTGTAA
- a CDS encoding PEP-utilizing enzyme encodes MTDLSDFKKSLILSDNDKKLGYWMLDDTHFPKPLTPLFISLMMPAVTIGTKRAFETMKLPIAQFIVKSDHGYYYQLMPPHPEPLEERMPKHKKKMEELFPRIKSYMERTVDDFLMPFYKKLSERSAVPLSTNEALDYIKELQQFYEKTWQYHFEISIPRTSLAVALEELYGQVTGAKDTAEVYDYLQGIMNMSLETDRGLWQLANQVKSSAWLRSILATSANPLETLQHTAEGRVFLKDLRDFLNIYGHRTAATHEYKEETWFENPSYALSLIANYVQKEYDFDVAFMQVVAEREAKVKELFDRLPDSEPANRFKIMYQWAFDCWGADEDHHFYIDAMIAAKSRYFFKNVGRTLVRQQVFACEEDIFYLYLDDVLEVLQQPKPLHEVVENNKRTCKENMSRKPEPFFGIPPISPTPDPVIERIFGWPHAQDAKEEQAKSFKGNAASKGSYTGTVKIISGQEDFAKLTKGDILVCKTMTPPWTVLFSIAGALVTDAGGILSHASIVAKEYKLPAVVGTKVATSMLQDGDRITVDGTNGVVYMG; translated from the coding sequence ATGACGGACTTATCCGACTTTAAGAAAAGCTTGATACTCAGTGACAACGACAAGAAACTAGGATATTGGATGCTGGATGATACCCATTTCCCGAAACCGCTGACTCCCCTGTTTATCTCCTTGATGATGCCGGCCGTGACGATCGGGACCAAAAGGGCCTTCGAAACGATGAAATTGCCGATCGCTCAATTTATCGTGAAATCGGATCATGGCTATTATTATCAGTTGATGCCTCCCCATCCGGAGCCGTTAGAAGAAAGAATGCCCAAGCATAAGAAAAAAATGGAGGAGCTGTTCCCCCGGATCAAATCCTATATGGAGCGCACTGTAGATGACTTCTTAATGCCGTTTTACAAAAAGCTGTCCGAACGCTCCGCCGTCCCTTTATCGACGAACGAAGCCCTGGACTATATAAAGGAACTGCAGCAATTTTATGAGAAAACATGGCAATACCATTTTGAAATTTCGATACCTCGAACCTCTCTGGCCGTTGCATTGGAAGAGCTTTACGGACAAGTGACCGGTGCCAAAGATACCGCGGAGGTCTATGATTATCTGCAGGGAATCATGAATATGTCCCTTGAGACCGACCGCGGGTTGTGGCAGTTAGCCAATCAGGTGAAATCTTCCGCATGGCTGCGCTCCATTCTTGCGACATCTGCAAATCCCCTCGAAACGCTGCAGCATACCGCAGAGGGCAGAGTTTTTCTGAAGGATCTGCGGGATTTTTTGAACATCTATGGCCACCGCACCGCCGCCACCCATGAGTATAAGGAAGAAACCTGGTTTGAGAATCCGTCTTATGCGTTATCCCTTATTGCAAATTATGTACAAAAGGAGTATGACTTCGATGTCGCATTCATGCAAGTCGTCGCTGAACGCGAAGCCAAGGTAAAGGAGCTGTTCGATCGTCTTCCCGACAGCGAGCCGGCAAACCGGTTTAAAATCATGTATCAATGGGCTTTCGACTGCTGGGGAGCGGATGAGGATCATCATTTCTATATCGATGCCATGATCGCCGCCAAATCGCGTTACTTCTTCAAAAATGTAGGGCGAACCTTGGTTCGGCAGCAGGTTTTTGCCTGCGAAGAGGATATTTTTTATTTGTATCTTGACGATGTATTGGAGGTCTTGCAACAGCCTAAGCCTCTCCATGAAGTTGTCGAGAACAATAAAAGAACATGCAAAGAAAACATGAGCAGAAAACCGGAACCATTCTTTGGCATCCCGCCCATTAGTCCAACTCCCGACCCGGTCATTGAACGTATTTTTGGATGGCCGCATGCACAAGACGCCAAAGAGGAACAAGCGAAATCCTTCAAGGGAAACGCCGCTTCCAAGGGTAGCTATACCGGAACGGTTAAGATCATAAGCGGGCAAGAGGACTTCGCAAAGCTAACGAAAGGCGATATCCTCGTTTGCAAAACGATGACGCCGCCTTGGACGGTTTTATTTTCGATCGCCGGCGCCCTCGTTACCGATGCTGGCGGAATTTTGTCCCATGCCAGCATCGTTGCCAAGGAATATAAGCTTCCAGCCGTAGTCGGAACGAAGGTCGCCACATCCATGCTGCAAGATGGGGACCGGATCACGGTAGACGGAACAAACGGAGTTGTTTACATGGGCTAA
- a CDS encoding phosphoesterase, which yields MKLNRKAIPLLAVSLLTTAALASQSFDLGLTAPTAQAKSMKKEASWLAGDHHVHSEWSVGWDNSTNPPTAIRGGDAIYPITKNAQMAKQYGLDWMVSTDHGGPNHSKVNLEQAYPEVLKAREAVPDLTLFYGMEFDTPAADHSSLIIPKSKDESQTLYNIESKFNKRDPHPSDPQRDTEANMIDALNYMKNLVEPPVLFANHPARSANGEAAWGQDTPQEFRNWNDTAPNVSVGMEGAPGHQAGAINPDGSLDPKGARGGYGNFATMGGFDQMSAKVGGLWDSMLGEGRHWWITSTSDSHRNWRDGGSDFWPGEYSKTYVKAENTYADILDGLRKGRVFVTTGALVTELDVTAKSKGNNASIGETLAIKDNGKSDVTVTITFKDPNANNSHGDNPSVKRVDLIMGEITGKVEDRSTAFNPTTKVVARFDENTWKQKGEYITITYKLNHVDKDSYIRVRGTNTDELEPSLDPKGEDPWTDLWFYSNPIFMKLK from the coding sequence TTGAAATTAAATAGGAAAGCGATTCCCTTGTTAGCGGTATCGTTACTTACCACTGCAGCTTTAGCCTCGCAAAGTTTTGATTTGGGGTTAACAGCGCCAACAGCGCAAGCAAAATCGATGAAAAAGGAAGCTTCTTGGCTTGCTGGCGACCATCATGTTCATAGCGAATGGAGCGTCGGTTGGGACAACTCCACCAATCCGCCAACTGCAATTAGAGGTGGAGATGCGATTTATCCGATTACGAAGAATGCTCAGATGGCAAAGCAATACGGTCTGGATTGGATGGTTTCCACCGACCACGGCGGTCCGAACCATTCTAAAGTGAACCTAGAACAAGCATATCCCGAAGTGCTCAAAGCTCGTGAAGCTGTTCCAGACCTCACATTGTTCTATGGCATGGAATTTGATACGCCCGCAGCCGATCATAGCTCGCTAATCATTCCAAAGTCAAAAGACGAATCACAAACGCTATATAATATTGAAAGTAAATTTAACAAACGCGATCCTCATCCTTCCGATCCACAGCGGGATACGGAAGCCAACATGATTGATGCGCTGAACTACATGAAAAATTTAGTAGAGCCTCCCGTTCTTTTTGCTAACCATCCAGCCCGTTCAGCTAATGGAGAAGCGGCTTGGGGACAAGATACGCCGCAAGAGTTCCGTAATTGGAACGATACAGCACCGAACGTATCTGTAGGTATGGAAGGGGCGCCCGGTCATCAAGCCGGTGCGATCAATCCAGACGGTTCCCTGGATCCAAAGGGAGCCCGTGGCGGCTATGGAAACTTCGCAACCATGGGCGGATTTGATCAGATGAGCGCTAAGGTCGGCGGCCTTTGGGATTCCATGTTGGGCGAAGGAAGACATTGGTGGATTACTTCTACTTCGGATTCGCACAGGAATTGGCGTGATGGCGGCAGCGACTTCTGGCCTGGGGAGTATTCCAAGACTTATGTGAAGGCGGAAAACACGTACGCGGACATACTGGATGGCTTGCGCAAAGGCCGTGTGTTTGTCACGACGGGTGCTCTTGTAACCGAATTGGACGTTACGGCGAAATCCAAGGGGAATAACGCGTCCATTGGAGAAACGTTAGCGATCAAGGACAATGGTAAAAGCGATGTAACGGTTACAATCACATTCAAAGACCCGAACGCTAACAATAGCCATGGCGATAACCCGAGCGTGAAACGAGTAGATTTGATCATGGGTGAAATCACAGGTAAAGTCGAAGACCGTTCTACGGCTTTCAACCCGACAACAAAAGTCGTGGCTAGGTTCGACGAGAACACTTGGAAGCAAAAAGGCGAGTATATCACCATCACGTATAAACTTAATCATGTGGACAAGGACAGCTACATACGCGTTCGCGGTACCAATACCGATGAACTTGAACCAAGCCTTGATCCAAAAGGAGAAGATCCATGGACCGATCTTTGGTTCTATTCCAACCCGATCTTCATGAAATTGAAGTAA
- a CDS encoding HupE/UreJ family protein, with amino-acid sequence MKLKWTFLLLGLLLLVSSSAAHAHSNNSEGFSTIDVQDQTIHYRLQLDMVELSHAAGFKVDERQTDNVEALQQALTVNKELLQEYLNTHIHIYADSIPVEGTINEALIAQVKDRPFADLSLSYSAREKPENLILEYNAFFDDSDPSHANMAKVNMEENQQEFIFTYEVRELSLGEMSFLTKAKQFLSLGLEHIFTGYDHILFVISLLIGAMTIRHILSLVTAFTIAHSVTLALATLEIIQLPGKLVESAIALSIIYVALKNIFQPDTKHRPWIAFAFGLIHGFGFAGILSELNLGGGHLATSLLFFNLGIELGQILIVSLCFPIILLIKKRLALKWLLPSVSTAVLLFGFVWFIQRAF; translated from the coding sequence GTGAAATTAAAATGGACATTCCTTCTTCTTGGTCTCTTGCTGCTAGTCTCTTCGTCTGCTGCCCATGCGCACAGCAATAACAGTGAAGGTTTTTCTACGATTGATGTTCAAGACCAAACGATCCATTATCGTCTTCAACTCGATATGGTGGAGTTAAGCCATGCTGCGGGGTTCAAAGTGGATGAGCGACAAACGGACAACGTCGAGGCATTACAACAAGCCCTTACCGTTAACAAGGAATTACTTCAAGAATATTTGAATACGCATATTCACATTTACGCAGACAGTATACCCGTAGAAGGAACCATAAATGAAGCTTTGATCGCCCAGGTGAAAGATCGTCCATTTGCAGATCTTTCCCTTTCCTATTCCGCTCGTGAAAAACCAGAGAACTTGATCTTGGAATACAACGCATTCTTCGATGATAGCGATCCTAGTCATGCGAACATGGCTAAGGTAAATATGGAAGAAAATCAACAGGAGTTTATCTTTACGTATGAAGTTAGAGAACTGAGCCTAGGCGAGATGAGTTTTCTTACCAAAGCAAAGCAGTTTCTTTCGTTAGGATTAGAGCATATCTTCACGGGTTATGATCATATCCTATTCGTTATCAGCTTACTCATTGGAGCCATGACAATCCGTCATATCCTTTCCTTGGTCACGGCATTCACGATCGCTCATAGCGTTACGCTTGCGCTAGCAACGTTAGAAATCATTCAATTGCCTGGGAAATTAGTTGAATCTGCGATCGCTTTAAGCATTATCTACGTTGCGCTTAAAAACATTTTCCAACCCGATACCAAACATAGACCTTGGATAGCCTTTGCTTTTGGCTTGATTCATGGATTCGGTTTCGCGGGCATCTTATCGGAGTTGAATCTCGGTGGCGGTCATCTGGCCACGTCATTGTTATTCTTCAACCTGGGCATTGAATTAGGCCAGATCCTGATCGTATCGCTCTGCTTCCCGATTATTCTTTTAATTAAAAAACGTCTGGCATTAAAGTGGTTGCTGCCGAGTGTATCCACAGCCGTTTTGCTATTTGGGTTCGTATGGTTTATACAAAGAGCCTTTTAG
- a CDS encoding RNA polymerase alpha subunit C-terminal domain-containing protein: protein MAASEKSLRTCSSGHQYYKSSDCPSCPICEQERKPDDGFLSLLSAPARRALEHNGITSLQLLSKFSEKEILKLHGMGPASLPKLRTALKEKGLSFKN, encoded by the coding sequence ATGGCAGCTTCAGAAAAAAGTTTAAGAACTTGCAGCAGCGGACACCAATACTATAAAAGCAGCGATTGTCCTTCCTGCCCGATCTGCGAGCAAGAACGCAAACCTGACGACGGATTTCTTTCGCTACTCTCGGCGCCGGCAAGACGAGCATTGGAGCACAATGGAATCACTTCATTGCAGCTGCTCTCAAAATTTAGTGAAAAAGAAATTTTGAAGCTTCACGGTATGGGACCAGCTTCTTTACCTAAACTTAGGACTGCCTTGAAGGAAAAGGGGTTATCCTTCAAAAACTAA
- the aac(2')-IIb gene encoding kasugamycin N-acetyltransferase AAC(2')-IIb yields the protein MREHEEIIPTAHKLMEFHVEALFTHDQNRRLRTINEPWPGEASAPRFFLGRTTEGTALCRFRHDVPERLISQLEKLCADEPIVKDFQTKPKHIEAYMNLLQGERYTMGPCFLVPEEAVPTMQVVKITRENMDEVLRGGFEWLISEIDFAQPCIALVRESRAVSICRSVRITTKAHEAGLETLDQFRGRGYAAAVVAGWAMAVREIGKFPLYSTFSENLASQRVARKSALSFYGVNFTVT from the coding sequence ATGAGAGAGCATGAAGAAATCATACCAACTGCCCATAAGCTGATGGAGTTCCATGTTGAGGCGCTGTTTACGCATGACCAGAATAGGCGGCTTCGCACGATAAACGAGCCTTGGCCGGGAGAGGCCTCTGCGCCCCGGTTTTTCTTGGGAAGGACAACCGAGGGAACGGCTCTCTGCCGGTTTCGGCACGATGTCCCGGAGAGGCTTATTAGCCAACTGGAGAAATTGTGTGCTGACGAACCGATCGTGAAGGATTTCCAGACGAAGCCGAAACATATTGAGGCATATATGAATCTGCTCCAAGGGGAACGGTACACGATGGGTCCTTGTTTTCTTGTTCCTGAAGAAGCGGTTCCGACCATGCAGGTGGTCAAGATCACCCGTGAAAATATGGATGAAGTGCTGCGCGGCGGTTTCGAATGGTTGATCTCCGAAATCGACTTCGCGCAGCCCTGTATAGCGCTCGTACGCGAAAGCCGGGCTGTCTCGATCTGCCGCAGCGTTCGCATCACTACCAAGGCACATGAAGCAGGGCTTGAAACCTTGGACCAGTTTCGTGGAAGAGGATATGCCGCCGCTGTTGTAGCCGGATGGGCAATGGCGGTGCGGGAGATAGGAAAATTTCCGTTATATAGCACTTTTAGTGAGAATCTTGCTTCTCAGCGTGTGGCAAGAAAATCAGCCCTGTCCTTTTACGGAGTCAATTTCACGGTCACTTGA